From one Triticum urartu cultivar G1812 chromosome 3, Tu2.1, whole genome shotgun sequence genomic stretch:
- the LOC125545783 gene encoding uncharacterized protein LOC125545783 isoform X1 codes for MSAASGYVAVPRCPVIFDGTNYTEFTGFMRIHMRGIRLWGVLSGEVCCPPRPVPSVAPTPPTPSVLPTDANQAAKDAAKLADEAADHAYDERVLAYEEALQTYHGALSVYTQWLDDDARAAAVLTASVLPQFASEFLGLPTVFEMWTRLRERYQPSGDALYLSVIRQEHALQQGDSTVDDFYAQSSAIWRQLDSLRSAGCRTCPCCQAVQANLEFHRVYEFLSRLRKEFEPRRAQLFARGRISLMEALSEIRAEETRLRGAGLLEVPSVLATRAPTPPAPSTTSRSSAPPLLPTPSGGSGRPRPHCAYCNNDGHLESQCYTKKKHLRKARSSSSGTSSSTSTASAIALTEQDILRLKRLLAASGSSSTGTAGSVTDASRTEQSPSTQSGPSHAHSGWGWPSPP; via the exons ATGTCTGCTGCATCGGGCTATGTTGCTGTCCCTCGCTGTCCGGTGATCTTTGATGGTACTAACTACACCGAGTTTACTGGCTTCATGCGCATTCACATGCGTGGCATCCGTCTTTGGGGTGTTCTTTCTGGCGAGGTCTGCTGTCCGCCACGTCCAGTTCCTTCGGTGGCCCCTACTCCGCCAACTCCATCGGTTCTTCCTACGGATGCTAATCAGGCCGCCAAGGATGCGGCTAAGCTTGCTGATGAGGCTGCTGATCATGCTTATGATGAGAGGGTTTTGGCTTATGAGGAGGCTCTTCAGACGTATCATGGTGCTCTGTCTGTTTACACCCAGTGGCTTGATGATGATGCTCGTGCTGCAGCTGTTCTCACTGCTAGTGTTCTGCCTCAGTTTGCTTCTGAATTTCTGGGTCTTCCTACTGTCTTTGAGATGTGGACCCGTCTTCGTGAGCGCTATCAGCCCTCTGGTGATGCCTTATACCTCTCTGTGATCCGTCAGGAGCATGCCCTTCAGCAGGGTGACTCTACTGTTGATGACTTCTATGCACAGAGTTCTGCTATCTGGCGCCAGCTTGATTCTCTCCGTAGTGCTGGGTGTCGTACCTGCCCCTGTTGCCAGGCTGTCCAGGCCAATTTGGAGTTTCATCGCGTCTATGAGTTCTTGTCTCGGCTCCGTAAGGAGTTTGAGCCCCGGCGTGCTCAGTTGTTTGCTCGTGGCCGTATTTCTCTCATGGAGGCGCTTTCTGAGATTCGTGCTGAGGAGACTCGCTTACGTGGTGCTGGTTTGCTGGAGGTTCCCTCTGTGCTTGCTACTCGTGCTCCTACGCCACCTGCTCCATCGACCACTTCTCGCTCGAGTGCTCCGCCGCTCTTGCCCACTCCTTCTGGAGGCTCAGGTCGCCCCCGTCCACATTGCGCCTATTGCAACAATGATGGTCATCTTGAGTCTCAGTGCTACACGAAGAAGAAACACCTGCGCAAGGCTCGATCATCATCTTCAGGGACTTCGTCATCTACCTCGACAGCTTCAGCCATTGCTTTGACTGAGCAGGATATTCTGAGACTTAAGCGTCTGCTCGCGGCTTCAGGTTCTTCCTCGACGGGTACTGCCGGTTCTGTGACTGATGCTTCCCGCACTGAGCAATCACCCTCTACACAGTCAG GACCGTCACACGCACACTCTGGTTGGGGCTGGCCCTCGCCGCCGTGA